The Nitrospira sp. sequence CTGCAGAATCATTTCGGGAAACAATGTCAGAACATCGATGCGCAACACGTCACGCTCCCAACCCTTCGATCATGTGTACGGTCATCACCCGCTGCTGTAAATCAACGGCCACAACCAAATCTCGCGCTGCGGGGATGAGCGTTTCCTTGCTCCCGTCCTGCACCACAAACACATGATTGCCGGTTAATTCCCAGATGTCGGTCAACGTCCCAATACCGTTCCCCTGTTCATCCTGCACGCGCAAACCTATGAGATCGCATTCATAATACTGTCCCTGCGGCAACGGGGGCGCACTCCCTTTCGGGATTTGAATCAACCCGCCACGCCATTGCCCGGCCTCCTCGGGAGATGTCAATCCTTCAAGCGCAAGGATATACCCCTGCCCCGCAGGACGAACCTGCGTCACCCGCGTGTCCCAGGTCTTGCCACTAGTCGCCAGGAGACTCACCGCTCCCAATGACTCCAATCGACCGGGCACGTCGCTGAGTGAACGAACTT is a genomic window containing:
- the rimM gene encoding ribosome maturation factor RimM (Essential for efficient processing of 16S rRNA), whose product is MVAALVELVTVGRIERSFGVRGEVKVRSLSDVPGRLESLGAVSLLATSGKTWDTRVTQVRPAGQGYILALEGLTSPEEAGQWRGGLIQIPKGSAPPLPQGQYYECDLIGLRVQDEQGNGIGTLTDIWELTGNHVFVVQDGSKETLIPAARDLVVAVDLQQRVMTVHMIEGLGA